The Thermocrinis albus DSM 14484 genome segment TCCCAACATAGAGGAGGCTTTGAAACACGTATCTTCCCGTTACGAACTGGTACACGCAGCGGCCAAAAGGGTAGAACAGTTGATGGCAGAAGGTGAAGATTTCTTCGTGAGGGACAAAGTGAAAAAAGAGATGGTAAAGAAAACCTTTCAAGCTATAGAAGACATAGCACTTGGAAAAGTGAAGGTAGTAAAGCTTAGGGAGGAAGAGGTTTGATAAGGTCTCTCCTTTTTCTTCACATACTCTTCACCTGCCTTTGGGTGGGTGGTATGATCTTCACCATCTTCTTTCTGAGACCATCTTTGAGGGAACTCACCGATACAGCTAAAAGAGGACTTCTCACGTCCTTATACGGTAAGTTTTTTGCAGGTGTGTGGCTGGCTATTCTCCTACTTTTTCTGACAGGTATGGCTATGTGGCATGGCTACAGAAGAGACTTTTTCTCCAACACTCTCTTTCACGTTAAGTTGTTCCTCTTCGGAATAATGGTCATCATCTTCAGCTATATATACTTCTTTTTATACAGAAAAGGTAGATTTAACGCGATACCACCTTTGGTGGGAGTGAATCTCTTTTTGGCTGTCCTGATACTTCTCATAATTGTCTACATAAGATGATCCTCCTTCTCTTACTTCTGGTAGTTTTTTCCTACGCCCAACTACCTGAGCCTTACGTTATGCTCTTGGAGTTTAGAAAGACGGGAGACACCAACTTAGGGCTGAAGATCTTGGAACTTTATCCTCATGCTGTTTTTGCCGAAGATCTAAAGGTCATGCTGGCTCAGAGGTTTTACGAAAAGGGGGATACTGAAACAGCCTCCAAGCTCCTTCGCCATGTGGAACCGGGGAAACTTAAACCCGACTACAGAGAGATCTACGCCCGCCTTTGGAAAGAGTTGCAGCTGGATCCCAAAGAGGCTCTACTGAAGTTACCCACCTTCTTTGTGGAGTACATACCTTACGTCCCGCTGACGGATGAAGAGGCAGTTCGTGTAGCCCAAAGACTTCTGGATGCAGGACACACGGAGGCGGTTATAAAGCTTCTAAAGGGGAGAGACCTTCAAAAGGTGTGTTTTCTCTTGGGAAGAGCTTATTATAGAAAGGGACAACAGGAGGACGCTTACCAGGTTCTCAGAAGTTGTCCCGATCCCAGAGCGAAGGAGTTTTTGGCTAAAATGCTTTTTGAGAAGTCAAGGGAGGAGTTCCTACAGGCACTGTCCACCGTTGAAGATAAAGACGTGCTAAATAGAATCCTCTTTTACGCTGGTCGCATGTCACTGTACGATGGAAGGTACGAGGACGCTCTCCGTTGGTTTTCGGCCATGCAAGAGAGTTACAACAAGTATTTCCAGATGGGGCTTGTTAGTTTCATATTGGAAAGATACCAAGATGCTCATCTCTATTTTTCCAAAGCGTTAAAATTGGCCAAAAGCTCTGTGGAGATCTCCCAGGCTCACTTCTGGCTTTATAAGACCTTACAGAAACAAGGAGACTCCTACTCTGCTCACCGGCACCTTAGGAATGCATCCGACGGTGGTGGTTTCTACAGCGTGGTGGCAAGAGCTAGTTTGGGAGAACCCGTTGTGGATAAGTTTATGCAAGTTATCTTGGAAGATACACAACCGCCCAGCACGGCTTTTCTTGTGAGAAGCATATGGGATGCGGGTTTTCCTTACTACGCCCGTCTTGAAGCCTTCGAGAGGTTAAATAGTATCTCCCCCTCCGACATAATTCTTATCTCCAGGTTTGACCCCTACTTAGCTATAAGGTTGGCGGTTAGAAAGTACGGCGAAAGGTCGGAAATATATAGGGCGGTGGCCTATCCTACACCTTTTAGGGAGAAAGTACTGCAGATAGCCAAGGAGTATGGAGTAGATCCTGCTCTTGTGTACGCCGTTATGAGACAGGAGAGCATGTTTGATCCTTTCGCCGTTTCCAGATCGGGAGCTCAAGGACTCATGCAGGTGATGCCACAAACGGCACGTTACGTAGCCAGTAAGGAGGGCCTTCCTCTGAGACCCTTTGATGTAGAGATCAACTTACGGATGGGTGTAGCTTATCTGCGAGAGATGCTACAGCTGTGGAACGGTGATCTGGTGAGGGCTTTGGCCAGCTACAACGCTGGTCCCCGAAAGGTTAGTTCATGGCCCCAACACAGAGATGTCTACGTGTTTATAGAAACCATACCTTTCCCAGAAACGAGAGACTACGTCAAGCAGGTTTTGCAGAATTACTACGTGTACTCCAGCCTTTTACAGTGATCTCACCGCTGTCTGTATCCTCTCAAGAGCCTCCTCTATGTCCTCATCCCTGTGAGCTGTGCTTAAGAACCAGGCTTCAAACTGAGAGGGTGGTATGAGGACACCGTGATGGAGAAGGTTCCGGAAGAATCTCCCAAACAGCTCTGTGTTAGATCTGCGAGAGGAAGCGTAGTCTGTCACAGGCACCTCTGTGAAGAACACGGTGAACATGGAACCTATTCTGTTTATGGTGTGAGGAATACCTTTCTCCTTCAGCACGGTAGAAATACCTTCCGCTAATCTACGTGTCCTTTCTTCCAGCAACTGGTAAGGCTTGAGGCGTAAAAGTTCCTCTAAGGTAGCTCTGCCACACACAACCGAGACAGGATTACCAGACAAAGTACCCGCTTGATACACCTTACCTTCAGGTGCTACATGACTCATTATCTCTTTCTTACCTCCGTAAGCTCCGAGAGGCATTCCTCCACCCAGTATTTTGCCCATACAGGTGATATCAGGATCTATGGCGTAGTACTCTTGAGCACCACCCACCGATAACCTGAAGTTGGTTATGACCTCGTCAAAGATGAGAACAGCACCGTACTTTCTGGTAACTTCCCGTAGAACTTCTAAGAATCCTTCGGATGGTAGGACCACACCCATGTTGCCTGCCACAGGCTCCACTATGACACAGGCTATATCCTCACCGTACCTTTCAAAGGTACTTAGAACAGCATCTGTGTCGTTGTAAGGTAACACCAAGGTAAGACCGGCTATCTCCTCAGGTACCCCCGGTGTGCCGGGAATTCCCAGCGTAGCCACACCCGAGCCTGCGCTCACCAAAAGACCGTCGTAGTGTCCATGATAACAGCCCTCAAACTTTACCACAAACTTTCTACCTGTGTAACCTCTTGCCAATCTTATGGCAGACATGGTGGCCTCTGTCCCCGAGGAGACGAACCTCACCATCTCCACAGAAGGTACCGAAGAAACCACCAGCTCTGCCAAACGTATCTCCTCGTAACAGGTGAGGCCATAAGACATGCCCCTGCTAAGTTGACGTTCAACTTCCGACACCACATAAGGATGAGCATGACCGAGGATGAGAGGTCCCCAGGACATGAGAAAGTCTATGTACTCTTTTCCCTCCACGTCCCATAATCTACAACCCTTGGCTTCTCTCACCACTATAGGCTCGCCACCTACCGCTTTGAAGGCTCTCACGGGAGAACTTACACCACCCGGCATGAGTTTTTTGGCACGCTCCATAAGCTCCCTGTTGGTCATGGTAACCACTCCTCCACAGTTTCTCTAAAAGTCTTGGTAAGAGAATGGTCATCTTCCACTTCTTTGTATTGGGTCACACGCACCTTCTTTACGAAGATGCGAGAGTGATCCACGGGAACCACATCATCGTACACACCGTGGGTGATGTAAAGCTGCGCAGGTGGATCCTGCGGGAAGTTAACGGTATCCTCCACCAATATCTCGTAACCCCTCTCCATTATGTCCACGGCAAAGTTCCTGTTTATGGTGATGGATTGCCCTTCGTGACAGTCTTCCAGTGTTAGATCCTCTTCGCCTCTGAGCCACCTCTCACTCTTTTGATAGCCTGCATCTCTCAGTATCAGAGCCAGTGTTGAGTAAGAAGGTGCAAAGAGAAAAGCTTTCTTGACTTTTGGCAGAGGGTAAAACCTCAGGTAGTTGAGCACTACGTAGGCACCGTGAGAACTCCCGCTAAGAATAATTTCACCAAACTCTACAGAAAGTCCCAACAGTACAGTGTGAAGAAACTGCAGAACTTGTGTAGTGGTGGTCTTATGGTACTCCATATCCATAGCCAAGAAGGAAAAACTCCTCTCTTCTGATAGTTGATAGAGCAGCTTTACCTTTCTACTGGTTATGTCAGAAGCAAAACCGTGTAGATGTACCAGTACTGAGGGAGTTTCCCTCTTCCTAAGCAAAAACATACCACAAAAATTTTACCACCTTCCCAACCTCTTTAAAAAAAGCAGTAGGGCATCGTACCATAGTCTCACAAGATGCCAGTCCACTATATCGTAAATATCAAAGGGAGTGTGGCGCAGAGGGAAAGAACCTGCACCGAGGAAGAGGGTCTTTACGCCCATCTCTTTGAAGGGGACATGATCTCCCATCACGTGGCTGGAACTGAGACGAGCTTCTAAGCCTACATCTCTGGCGCAGAGGAAGAAAAGTTCCGTAAGCTCCTCCGAGTTGTAACCGGCGGGGTCTTTGTAAAGGATGGCGGGATCTTTCCATCCCACACAGTCCAGATTAATACAGTAAAAAGCGTTCTTGAGTCCCTGGGAGGTGTGAAAGAGAGCCCCTTTGAGACCTATTTCGTGAGCGTCGGTCAGCAAAAACCTCACTTTGAAGGGTATGTTGTAGTTCTCCAGTAGCTCTTCTGTGAGAAGAAACAGCAATAAAACACTACTGCCGTTATCTACAGCACCGTGGACGCCTGGGAAAGTATCCATATGGGCCACCACATACACTATAGGCCCCCTTCCTATCTCCCACACCAAGTTACTGCACAGGAGCTTTTCTCTCTTTACCTCCAGTCTCACCTCTACGTAAGAGTCTTTTAGGAGGGCTACATACTCCTCTCCTAAGGAGAACACCGAAAGGTCCTCTTCCACATACCCTTTAAGGGGGAAAGGAGAGGTGACAAAAAAGGTTCTCACACCCTTTTCTGTCAGATTTTCCAGCCTATGGAGATTTTCCCAAGACACCAAGGCTATGTCTCCCTTCACCGGTTCTTCCTTAACGTACCCTGCGTGTTTACAGGGAGAACTTCCTAAGAAAGCGTCAGCCGTTATAGTGCCGAAACTACCCCTTACCTCCACCTTTTTGGGAACGTTCACCTCCGTTTGGAAAATCTCCTCCCTGAAGGGTACACCCTTCTCCCTCAAGAAACCTTTCACCACATTTTTTATCCTTTTGGCACCAGAAGAAGTGGGAAATCTGTCCTCCTTTAGGAAAACCTCCGCTATATTCCTCAGCCTCTCAAAACTGCTAACTCTCATAAACGGGAGTTAACCATCCCTTGTACCTTTCTATGTTACCTCTTACCGCATCAAAGTAAATCTTCTGAAGCTCCCGTGTAATGGGCCCGATATCACCGCTCCCTATCTTCCTGTTATCTATCTCCACCACGGGGGTTATTTCGGCAGCTGTGCCTGTTAGAAAGACCTCATCCGCACTGTAAAGTTCGCTTCGGGATATGGATCTTTCCTCCACTTCCAGGACAAGCTCATTTTTGATGAGTTTTATTACAGCAGATCGCGTTATACCCTCCAGTATATGATCCCAGCAGGGTGGTGTTACCACCTTTCTTCCCCTCACCAGAAAGATGTTTTCACCCGAGCCTTCTGCCACAAAGCCGTTTTGGTTCAACATTATCGCCTCGTCGTACCCTGCCAGTATGGCCTCCGTTTTAGCCAAAGCACTGTTGACGTAAGCACCAGCCACTTTCCACCGGGAAGGTATGGAGTTATCGTCGTTTCTTATCCAAGAGGAAGTTTTTACCCTTATCCCCTTCGATGTGTCTAAGTACCTACCAAAGCTGTAAGTGTATATAGCTATCTCGGGAGTAAAACCTATCAACTTGGGGGTAAGTGCAAGATCCTTAAAGTAAGCTATAGGCCTTATATAAACGTCGTGCTTTATGTTGTTCTTTCTCAGGAGCTCCACAGTTATGTTAACAAGATCGTCCACCGAGTAAGGAAGCTCCATAAACATGGCTCTACAATTAGCTAGAAGTCTCTGATAGTGTTCCCTCGCAAATAGGATGTAAAGCTGGTGATGTTCTTCGTTCCAGTAAGCCCTTATGCCCTCAAAAACGGCGGTACCGTAATGGAAGGAGTTGGTTTTGATGCTGATCTTAGCTTCCTCTATGGGGACAATTCGTCCTTCAAAAAAAGCATACTCCATCATAGTCCAGTATTATAACCAAAACATCTACTCTCCATCTTCTTGACAAGGAAAGATAGTTTGACATATATTTATGTACTGAAAAAAAAGGAGGTGGTGCTATGAAAAAAGTAGCTTTGGGTCTCGTTCTGGTGGGTGGGATGGCTCTGGCCCAGGAGAAGCCCTTAGACCCGTGCGGAAGCCCTAAGGAAGTGTTCAGCAAGTACCTGCTGGATAAGTGTTACAAGGGTTACTTCGACTCTATAGTGGATGCCAAAAAGAAGGCAGATGAGGCCCTCAACAAAGTCAATGCTTTGGAAAGGACAGTGCAAGATCACGAAAACAGGATCCGTGCCTTAGAAGCGAGACCAACGACACCTGCCGAAACACCTAAGAAGGAGGAGGGTGTTGGACCTTATCACTGGCAGCTGGAAGAAGTGACAACCGTTCATTTTGACTTTGACAAGTTTAATATAAAGAAGAAGGAAGCCAAGAAACTGGACGAAGCCGTTGACAAAATAAAGTCCTCCGGCAGAGAAGTTCTGGTGGTGGGTTTTGCTGACAAGGTGGGTACCAGCAAATACAACTTCAACCTGTCTATGTGGAGAGCACAGATGGTAGCCAGCTACCTTGCCAAGAAGGGCGTGGATATAGGCAAGATCAGGATGGCTGCCTACGGAAAAGAGGTGGCTGATCTTTTGGGAATTAAACACAGGGAGCAAAGAGCCGTCAAGGTTTACATCATCAAGTAAGATTTAATGCGGCGGGCACCCTCCAAGAGGGTGCCCTTATCCTTAGTGTAAGCTAACCTTATGTAAGTGTTGGTTCTGTTGTAGCCAAAGTCTATACCGGGTGTTACAGCCACCTTAGCCTTCTCTAAGAGATCCATACAGAATTGGTAGGAGTTCTCAGTGTATCTACTGACGTCAGCCCATATGTAAAATCCTCCTTCCGGTGGGCAGGGAATGTTAAAAACATCCTTCAGTTCTCTGTAAAGTACATCTCTTCTCTCCCTGTAGATTTCTCTCACCTTCTGAAGATATTTGTAGTCAAAGGCACCTAGTGCAGCGTACTGACTGAGGCTGGGAGCCGATATGAAAACATTTTGAAGAACTATCTGAGCCTTTCTTACCAAATCAGGAGGAAGGATGATCCATCCTAGTCTGAAACCCGGCATACAGAAAAATTTGGAAAAGCCGTTCACCACTATAGCCCTCTCAGAAAACTCCAGGACCGTGTGCTCTCTACCTTCGTACACCAGT includes the following:
- a CDS encoding lytic transglycosylase domain-containing protein, whose translation is MILLLLLLVVFSYAQLPEPYVMLLEFRKTGDTNLGLKILELYPHAVFAEDLKVMLAQRFYEKGDTETASKLLRHVEPGKLKPDYREIYARLWKELQLDPKEALLKLPTFFVEYIPYVPLTDEEAVRVAQRLLDAGHTEAVIKLLKGRDLQKVCFLLGRAYYRKGQQEDAYQVLRSCPDPRAKEFLAKMLFEKSREEFLQALSTVEDKDVLNRILFYAGRMSLYDGRYEDALRWFSAMQESYNKYFQMGLVSFILERYQDAHLYFSKALKLAKSSVEISQAHFWLYKTLQKQGDSYSAHRHLRNASDGGGFYSVVARASLGEPVVDKFMQVILEDTQPPSTAFLVRSIWDAGFPYYARLEAFERLNSISPSDIILISRFDPYLAIRLAVRKYGERSEIYRAVAYPTPFREKVLQIAKEYGVDPALVYAVMRQESMFDPFAVSRSGAQGLMQVMPQTARYVASKEGLPLRPFDVEINLRMGVAYLREMLQLWNGDLVRALASYNAGPRKVSSWPQHRDVYVFIETIPFPETRDYVKQVLQNYYVYSSLLQ
- the hemL gene encoding glutamate-1-semialdehyde 2,1-aminomutase, whose amino-acid sequence is MTNRELMERAKKLMPGGVSSPVRAFKAVGGEPIVVREAKGCRLWDVEGKEYIDFLMSWGPLILGHAHPYVVSEVERQLSRGMSYGLTCYEEIRLAELVVSSVPSVEMVRFVSSGTEATMSAIRLARGYTGRKFVVKFEGCYHGHYDGLLVSAGSGVATLGIPGTPGVPEEIAGLTLVLPYNDTDAVLSTFERYGEDIACVIVEPVAGNMGVVLPSEGFLEVLREVTRKYGAVLIFDEVITNFRLSVGGAQEYYAIDPDITCMGKILGGGMPLGAYGGKKEIMSHVAPEGKVYQAGTLSGNPVSVVCGRATLEELLRLKPYQLLEERTRRLAEGISTVLKEKGIPHTINRIGSMFTVFFTEVPVTDYASSRRSNTELFGRFFRNLLHHGVLIPPSQFEAWFLSTAHRDEDIEEALERIQTAVRSL
- a CDS encoding OmpA family protein, which encodes MKKVALGLVLVGGMALAQEKPLDPCGSPKEVFSKYLLDKCYKGYFDSIVDAKKKADEALNKVNALERTVQDHENRIRALEARPTTPAETPKKEEGVGPYHWQLEEVTTVHFDFDKFNIKKKEAKKLDEAVDKIKSSGREVLVVGFADKVGTSKYNFNLSMWRAQMVASYLAKKGVDIGKIRMAAYGKEVADLLGIKHREQRAVKVYIIK
- a CDS encoding alpha/beta hydrolase, which gives rise to MFLLRKRETPSVLVHLHGFASDITSRKVKLLYQLSEERSFSFLAMDMEYHKTTTTQVLQFLHTVLLGLSVEFGEIILSGSSHGAYVVLNYLRFYPLPKVKKAFLFAPSYSTLALILRDAGYQKSERWLRGEEDLTLEDCHEGQSITINRNFAVDIMERGYEILVEDTVNFPQDPPAQLYITHGVYDDVVPVDHSRIFVKKVRVTQYKEVEDDHSLTKTFRETVEEWLP
- a CDS encoding M28 family peptidase; amino-acid sequence: MRVSSFERLRNIAEVFLKEDRFPTSSGAKRIKNVVKGFLREKGVPFREEIFQTEVNVPKKVEVRGSFGTITADAFLGSSPCKHAGYVKEEPVKGDIALVSWENLHRLENLTEKGVRTFFVTSPFPLKGYVEEDLSVFSLGEEYVALLKDSYVEVRLEVKREKLLCSNLVWEIGRGPIVYVVAHMDTFPGVHGAVDNGSSVLLLFLLTEELLENYNIPFKVRFLLTDAHEIGLKGALFHTSQGLKNAFYCINLDCVGWKDPAILYKDPAGYNSEELTELFFLCARDVGLEARLSSSHVMGDHVPFKEMGVKTLFLGAGSFPLRHTPFDIYDIVDWHLVRLWYDALLLFLKRLGRW
- the rpoZ gene encoding DNA-directed RNA polymerase subunit omega is translated as MSRRPNIEEALKHVSSRYELVHAAAKRVEQLMAEGEDFFVRDKVKKEMVKKTFQAIEDIALGKVKVVKLREEEV
- the ilvE gene encoding branched-chain-amino-acid transaminase, with translation MEYAFFEGRIVPIEEAKISIKTNSFHYGTAVFEGIRAYWNEEHHQLYILFAREHYQRLLANCRAMFMELPYSVDDLVNITVELLRKNNIKHDVYIRPIAYFKDLALTPKLIGFTPEIAIYTYSFGRYLDTSKGIRVKTSSWIRNDDNSIPSRWKVAGAYVNSALAKTEAILAGYDEAIMLNQNGFVAEGSGENIFLVRGRKVVTPPCWDHILEGITRSAVIKLIKNELVLEVEERSISRSELYSADEVFLTGTAAEITPVVEIDNRKIGSGDIGPITRELQKIYFDAVRGNIERYKGWLTPVYES